A region from the Acyrthosiphon pisum isolate AL4f unplaced genomic scaffold, pea_aphid_22Mar2018_4r6ur Scaffold_20573;HRSCAF=21439, whole genome shotgun sequence genome encodes:
- the LOC103308611 gene encoding uncharacterized protein LOC103308611, with translation MVKFKGRSTIKQYMPQKPIKRGYKIWMLNDKTKYTSKFQVYTGKVVGGVEKLLGERIVNDLMVGLEGKNHILFIDNYFTSQIENTSQIFLPDKNLKRGDFDYFTSNHNIAVYKWMDNKPVYMISSLHSPNDTFQVKRKLKDGNTTMVPCPKVLIGYNNNMNNIDVFDQLKAAYGINRKAKKMVA, from the exons ATGGTAAAATTCAAAGGCCGCTCtactataaaacaatatatgccACAAAAACCGATCAAAAGGGGGTACAAGATTTGGATGCTCAATGATAAAACTAAGTATACATCAAAGTTTCAAGTTTATACTGGAAAAGTTGTAGGTGGTGTGGAAAAGTTATTAGGTGAAAGGATAGTAAACGATCTCATGGTTGGTTTAGAaggaaaaaatcatattttattcattgacaACTACTTTACAA GTCAAATAGAAAATACCTCCCAAATTTTTTTACctgataaaaacttaaaaagagGAGACTTTGATTACTTTACAAGTAATCACAACATAGCAGTTTACAAATGGATGGATAATAAACCTGTGTATATGATATCATCCTTACATTCACCCAATGACACTTTTCAAGTAAAAAGAAAACTCAAAGATGGAAATACTACTATGGTCCCCTGTCCAAAAGTGCTTAtaggttacaataataatatgaataatattgatgtttttGATCAGCTAAAAGCAGCATATGGAATCAACCGAAAAGCTAAAAAAATGGTGGCATag
- the LOC115034684 gene encoding protein GVQW3-like, with translation MLDIKIEQRVNIKFLVKLKKTAAESFRMLCEVYGEECLSRARVFEWHKRFCSGREDVEDDDRSERPTTSSTNENVEKIDKIIRQDRRLSVRAVAEMVNIDRESVRKILVENLNMNK, from the coding sequence ATGTTAGACATAAAAATCGAACAACGTGTTAACATTAAATttcttgttaaattaaaaaaaactgccgCGGAATCGTTTCGTATGTTATGTGAAGTTTATGGTGAAGAATGTTTATCAAGAGCTCGTGTTTTTGAATGGCACAAACGGTTTTGTAGTGGAAGGGAGGACGTCGAAGATGATGATCGTTCTGAACGTCCTACCACGTCTTCAACAAACGAAAACGTTGAAAAAATCGACAAAATTATTCGGCAAGATCGTCGATTAAGTGTTAGAGCTGTAGCAGAGATGGTAAATATTGATAGAGAAAGTGTTCGTAaaattttagttgaaaatttaaatatgaataaa